The following nucleotide sequence is from Methanobrevibacter gottschalkii DSM 11977.
AGAATGCAAGAACCTTTAGAAAATTTATCTGGAGGAACTGAACCTAAACAGATGTTAATGATATTAGAAGATGATTTAGTAGATAAATTAAATCCCGGAGATAAAGTAAGAATTACCGGAACATTAAAAACTTTCAGAGAGGAAAGAAGCGGTAAATTTAAAAATTACATTTATGTAAATCATATTGAACCCCTTGAACAAGAATTTGAAGAATTGCAACTTTCCGAAGAAGATGAAGAACAAATCATCGAATTATCAAAAGACCCTAATATTTATGATAAAATCATCAAATCAACAGCACCATCCATTAGAGGATATAGGGATGTAAAAGAAGCGATAGCCCTACAGTTATTTGGAGGGGCCGCTAAACAACTAGAAGATGAAACCAAATTAAGAGGAGATATCCATATTCTTATTGTTGGGGATCCTGGTATTGGTAAATCCCAAATATTAAAATATGTTTCTAGACTCGCTCCAAGAAGTATTTATACAAGTGGTAAAGGTACAACCGGTGCAGGTTTAACAGCTGCAGCTGTAAGAGATGAACTTGGAGGATGGTCTCTTGAAGCAGGAGCATTAGTGCTTGGAGATCAAGGTAATGTTTGTGTCGATGAGCTCGATAAAATGAGATCGGAAGATAGATCAGCACTTCACGAAGCATTAGAACAACAAACCGTAAGTATTGCAAAAGCAGGCATTATGGCAACATTAAATTCCAGATGTTCCGTACTTGCAGCAGCAAACCCCAAATTTGGGAGATTTGACAGATACAAAGTGCTTGCAGAACAAATTGATTTACCTGCCCCAATTATTTCTCGTTTCGATTTGATTTTTGTAATTGAAGATAAACCAAGTAAAGAAAGAGATTCAAAATTAGCAGAGCATATTTTAAAAACTCACCAATTCAACACTGTTGATTACGAAATTGAACCTGAATTACTTAGAAAATATATCGCTTATGCTCGTAAAAATGTTAATCCAAGATTAACAGAAGAAGCTAATGAAGTTTTAAAAGAATTTTATGTGAGTACAAGAAACAGCAATCCTGAAGAACAAGGAGCAGTTCCTATTACTGCAAGGCAACTAGAAGCAATTATCCGTTTATCCGAAGCCAGTGCTAAAATTAAACTTAAAGAAACTGTTGATAAAGAAGATGCAGAAAAAGCTGTTAGATTACAGTTAGCTTGTCTTAAGGAAGTTGGTGTTGATCCTGAAACTGGAGAATTAGATGCTGATATCGTAAGTGGTGGAACACCAAAATCAGATAGAGATAAAATACAAAGAGTAACAGAAGAAATCAAACAGCTTGAAGAAGAATATGCTGGACAAGCTCCTTTAAATGTATTAATATCCAATATGAGTGACAAATATGGAGTAAGTGAAGATAAAACAGAACAAATTGTCAAAAACTTGGTCCAGAAAGGAGTCATATACCAGCCAGTGAATGGATACTTCAAACGTGTGGTTTAAATTCCACATTTTATTTTTTTTGACAGGGTGTCCGCCAAAAATCTAAAATTAATTTTTGTAACTGATTAAAAGTACTCCAATTCAAAAACAAAGAAAAATTTGCATCAAAAAAATTACTTTTGGCGAACACTCGACATCATAATCCTTGATGTTAAATATGAAAATAGAAAAACAAAACTAAATGAATCATTACAGTTCAGATAATTGGTAAAATTCGTTGAAACATATTAGGATTATATTAAAAATTTTATTAAATAATTAAGGATGAAAAATAAAGAAAATACAAAACAAAATTCAATTAAATAAAATTTCAAAAAAATTGAATATGTCCTTAATTAGCAATACATTAATAAAGGATTAAAATAAAATTTAATATATTATATTTATACTAATTTTCAAGGAGAGATAATATGGATAAATACGAAGATTTATTAGAAAGAGCAATTGACCAATTACCTCCTGAAGTATTTGAACATAAAAGATTTAAAATCCCTAAAGCTTATTCAGATATTCAAGGTAATAGAACATTCATTAAAAACTTCAAAGATGTTGCAGAAGGTTTAAACAGAGATCCGCAACACTTACTAAAATTCTTAATGAGAGAATTAGGTACTGCAGGAAATATTGAAGGTCAAAGAGCAATTTTACAAGGTAAATTTACTCATTACTTAATTAATGAAAGAATTGAAGATTATGTAGATAAATATGTAATTTGTCATGAATGTAACAGACCAGATACCCGAATTATCAGAGAAGGTAGAATATTCTTACTTAAATGTGCTGCATGCGGTGCAACAGCACCTTTAAAATCTTTATAGTTTTACCTTTTTTCTTATTTTTTTATTGATAATATGTTTTGTCCAGAGTGTGGAAGTACTGATAAAAAAATGATTGGCAACATCTGCATAAACTGTTTTTTAAAAGATTTTCAGATGATTGAACTGCCTAAAAGAATCGAAGTTCAAATTTGTAGCCATTGTAATAGTAAACTTGAAGAAGGAAAATGGAGCGAAGAATTCATTCCCGAAGAAGAAATAATTTACAGAGCACTTGAGCGAAACATAAAAATAGATGATAAAGTCTCAAATGAAATTATTAATTTAGAAATTGACCAAATGAAAGGTACAATCGCCAAATGCTATGTAGAAATTGTTGGAGATGTTGAAGGAACTGAAATTGAAGAAACTCAAGAAACTGAAGTTAAAATTTTAAAAACCGTTTGTCCAACATGCAGTAAAATACAATCTGGATATTATGAATCAGTCATACAATTCAGAGCAGATAAAAGAGAAATAAAAAGCGAAGAATATGACAAAGCTGATGAAATAGTTGAAAAAACTTTAATAAAACAACTAAAAAATGACAAATTAGCATATTGCCCACAAATAGCAAAACCTAAAGAAGGTCATGATTATTACATTGGATCACTGAAAAGTGGTAGAAAAGTTGCTGAGGCTTTAAAAGAAGAGTTTGGAGGAACAATTAAAGAATCTCCAAGACTTATCAGTGAAGATAAATCTACTGGAAAAGGATTATACAGAATTTGGATTTCAGTTAGAATACCTGAATTTGAAATTAATGACTTTATCATGTTTGAAGATAAACTAATTCAAGTAACAAGTATTGATAAGAATAGAATTGTTGGTAACGATATTAAAACAGGTAAAAAACAGAATATTCCATTAAAAAATATGGAAAAAATTAAACTTATTAAAAAATCATCAGATATTGAAACAACAACAATAATTTCAATGTCTCCAAGTACAATACAAATTTTAGACCCTGCTGATTACTCCGCAGTTGATTTAGAAATGAAAGATGAATTTGCTAATTATAATATTGGAGACGAAATAAGACTTATAAAAATCGATAATTACACATATTTACTAAACTAAGTGATAAAATGAATATTGAAGAAAAGATTCAGTTAATCGAAGAGGGAACCTTAGAAGTTATAGACACTGAAGAATTAAAAGAAGTACTTGCTAAAAAAGAACCTATAGCTTATACAGGTTACGAACCTTCTGGTAAAATCCATTTAGGACATGCTGTAACTGTACAAAAACTCAAACAATTGCAAAAATTAGGATTCAAAATAAAAATCCTCCTAGCAGATTACCATGCATTTTTAAATGGAAAAGGAACTATTGAAGAAATTGCTGAAACTGCTGAGTACAATAAAAAATGTTTTCAAGCTCTCGGTCTTGATGAAAAAACTGAATATATTTACGGTTCATCATTCCAATTAGAACCCGATTATACTGATAAAGTCTATCAATTAGCTACAATGACCACTTTAAAAAGAGCAAGGAGAAGTATGGATCAAGTAAGTCGTGCAGATGATAATCCAAAAGTAGCTAGTGTAATTTATCCGATTATGCAAACTGTAGATATGGCTGCACTTAAAGTAGACATTGCTCTTGGAGGTATGGAACAGAGAAAAATCCAAATGTTGGCACGTGAAAACTTAGAGAAAATTGGGGAAAATGTTCCTATTTGTATTCACACCCCATTATTACATGGTCTTGATGGAGATGCAAAAATGTCTTCAAGTAAAGGAAATTATATTGCAGTTGATGACTCCATTAAAGATATTACTAAAAAAATCAATAAAAGTTACTGTCCACAGGGTGAAATTAAAGGCAATCCAATGATTGAAATTGCAGAAACATTTGTTTATCCAAATGAAGAAAAGTTACTCATTAAAAGACCTGAAAAATTCGGTGGAGACATTGAACTCACACATGATGAATTAATAAAAGAATTTAGTGAAGGTAATTTACACCCAATGGATTTAAAAAATGGAATTAAAGATTTCTTAATTGAATTCTTTGCTCCTGTAAGAGAATACATGGAGGAAAACTAAATGGTTGAAGAAAAAGAAGAATTCGAAATGGGTTTGCCAAATGGTGTTGGTGAACAAATGCTTGCTCATGCATTCGAAAAATTTGATATTAAATTAGAGCAGACTGAGTTTGGACCCAAACTTATCGGAGAATATGATGAACTTATAAAAGTAAAAGAATTCTTAGAAACTGGAATTCGTGACAGACTAAAAGAATTAGAAGGAGAATAATCTCCTTTATTTTTTATTGTATACAATCCGGACAGATTCCGAGATATGGTGCAATCACTTTTTTGATATCTGAAGATACTTTATTTACACCATTATTTGCGTCAATAATTTCACTTGTATAATTTTTAGCTAATTTTAAATAATTATCTTTAACACCGATTAAAAATTCCTCATTTTCGAATGTATCCTCACCAGAGGTTCTTGCAACTGATTTTTTAACATCCAAATCAAGTAAAACTAATAAATCAGGCTTTTTAGCATACTTATTTAAAACTTCAATCCAATCAACAGGTTCTTGATAAGCTAAACTTGAAATAAAAGACCTATCTGAAATAATTATTTTCGATTTATCTTCCAGTTTATCCATTATTAACATCCTATCCGCTGCAAAGAGAAGCCCCAATGTTTTTTGAACATTGTCTGTTGTTGCATCTGGACGTTGCAATATTTTTCTAATTAGTTTTCCAACTTCTGAATCTGTTGGTTCAACTAACGTTTCAACTCTAAACCCGTTATCTTCAAGCCATTGCTTTAATAATTGAATTTGAGTTGATTTTCCAGCACCATCAATTCCTTCAAATACAATATACATAAAATAGAATATGTTTTAAATTTAATATATAATTAATTATAAATATACAAATGAATAATCAATCAAGGTGTAAAAATAAAATGGTTTTAAAAGAATTATTAGCTCCAGCAGGTTCCTATGATGTATTAGTAACTGCGGTTAATGCTGGTGCAGATGCAGTTTATATTGCAGGACCAAATTATGGTGCAAGAGCATATGCTAAAAACTTTACAATTGAAGAACTGGAAAAAGCAGTGAACTATGCTCATTTAAATGGTGTTAAGATTCATGTAACAGTCAATACATTAGTCAATAACTTTGAAATAGCAGATGTGTTGAATTATTTATTTAAATTATATCAAATTGGAGTAGATGCAGTTATTGTACAAGATTTTGGATTAATTTGGCTTTTAAAAACTTTTATCCCAGATTTAGAAGTTCATGCATCAACACAAATGGGATTAAATAATTACAGTTCAATTAAATGGGCTTCAGACAATAATATAAAAAGAGTAGTTTTACCAAGAGAAGTTAATATAAATCAAATAAAAAAAACCTATAATCAACTTAAAAAAGACAATATCAGTATGGATCTTGAGGTATTTGGTCATGGCGCATTGTGTTATTGTGTTAGTGGAAAATGCTATATGTCTTCATACAATAGTGGTAGAAGTGGAAATAGAGGAGCTTGTGCCCAACCATGTAGAAGACAATATCGTTTAAAATACAGAGGTTACAATATAGGAAATGGATTTTTACTTTCAACTCATGATTTAGCTACTTACAAAAATATAAAAGAAATTTCAAATGCAGGAGTTAAATCTCTTAAATTAGAAGGCAGAATGAAATCCAAAGATTACATTGGAACAATAGTAAATAGTTACAGAAACATTATTGATGGCAACCCCGGAAACTATGAAAAAGATTTGCACCTTGTTTTTAATAGAAATTTTACCAGCGGATACATTATGGGCGATAAACCTGGAGAAGTAATGGGAAGAGAAAGTTCAGGTCACGAAGGATTATACATAGGAGATATAACCAACATTGAAGGAACAAAAGTTACTATTGAAATAAAAAATAAAGAAATTCCGGTTATTTTAGAACCTGGAGACGGAATTGCATTTAAATATAATGGTAAAATTAAAGGGATTTATTTAGAAAATATCATAAAACAAGATGAAAATGAAATCATAATAGATACAACACGTCTCGTTAAAGAAGGAACTGAAGTATTTATCAGTTATTCTTCATCAACCCATGAATATCTTAAACAATTTGAAAAAGAAACCATTAAAAATCACATTGGCCTTAATTTATCATTAACTTGGGACAAGGAATTGAACTTATACACCAAAGTTGAATATTATGTTGATGGAGAATTAATTAATTTTAGACATAAATCACTGGACATGTTCGAAAAAGCAAAAAATAAACCAGTAGATGAAAAAACAATTGAAAATCAACTTAATAAAACTGGTGAAACACCATTCTTCATTGAAAAAATCCAGTTTAATAATATGCCTAATGATATGTTCATACAAATTCGTAAAATTAATCAGATTAGACGTGAGATACTAGATAATGCAACCGAGTTGTTAATGAAACATTACACACCAACTAAAAAGGCAGTAAAAGAAGTGCGTAAGAACTTAACTAAATTTTTTGAAGATTATGAAAATAACAAAGGGAAAATTAAACAAAAAACACCTAAATTGTCATTATTCATTGATGACCTATCACAGATAAGAGCAGCCTCAGGATTTGGCTTGAAAAGAATTTATTTTGATGGTACCTGTCATTATAACAACCCAGATGATTATTTTAAAAATATTAAAGATACCTTAATGAAAGGCAGTTTAATGGCATCACCTACAGAATTTGTTTGGGTTTTATCCTCCTTTATGACACAAAAAGATGCAATTAAATGTAATGAAATTGTAAAAGAACTTGAAAATGAAGGAATCATCATTTCTGTAATGGGAGATTTTCCTGGAATGAATGATATATTTGAATGTCCAGTATATGGAAATCATAATTTAAATGTTTGGAATAGTTTTTGTGTACGTGATTTAAACGAAGCAGGATTTAAATCATTAATTTTATCATCTGAACTCTCAGGTCATGAAATTAAAGAATTAATACGTAGGAATCATGATAGAAATATTGATTTAGAAATGATTGTTAATGGAAACTTAGAAGTGATTGTGAGTAAAGATGACTTCACTAATTTAAATGACGGTAAAGATTTCATTATTTCAAATGATGCGGATTATGCAATACTAGAAGATAAAAAAAGGAAAAAATTCAAATATAAAGTGTTCTTTGACTACAACAGACAAAGTCACATCATCAATAAAGATTGTTTATGTTTAATTGAAGAGATAAATGAAATTAAAGAATTTGGTCTTGATTCATTGATTCTTGATTGCAGATATTCTAACGAAAAATATACAACA
It contains:
- the mcm gene encoding minichromosome maintenance protein MCM, encoding MNSTTKSQTSIAKFEEFFATSYKDDVFKILEQYPDERSLNVDYRALEIFDPDLADLLIDKPEEVIDAAKIAIKNIDPLVKDADINIRFEHLSNIIPLKTLLSKYIGTFVAADGIVRKTDEIRPRIETGVFECRGCMRLHEVEQSSANRIIEPSLCSECGGRSFRLLQEESKYVDTQTARMQEPLENLSGGTEPKQMLMILEDDLVDKLNPGDKVRITGTLKTFREERSGKFKNYIYVNHIEPLEQEFEELQLSEEDEEQIIELSKDPNIYDKIIKSTAPSIRGYRDVKEAIALQLFGGAAKQLEDETKLRGDIHILIVGDPGIGKSQILKYVSRLAPRSIYTSGKGTTGAGLTAAAVRDELGGWSLEAGALVLGDQGNVCVDELDKMRSEDRSALHEALEQQTVSIAKAGIMATLNSRCSVLAAANPKFGRFDRYKVLAEQIDLPAPIISRFDLIFVIEDKPSKERDSKLAEHILKTHQFNTVDYEIEPELLRKYIAYARKNVNPRLTEEANEVLKEFYVSTRNSNPEEQGAVPITARQLEAIIRLSEASAKIKLKETVDKEDAEKAVRLQLACLKEVGVDPETGELDADIVSGGTPKSDRDKIQRVTEEIKQLEEEYAGQAPLNVLISNMSDKYGVSEDKTEQIVKNLVQKGVIYQPVNGYFKRVV
- a CDS encoding translation initiation factor IF-2 subunit beta, with protein sequence MDKYEDLLERAIDQLPPEVFEHKRFKIPKAYSDIQGNRTFIKNFKDVAEGLNRDPQHLLKFLMRELGTAGNIEGQRAILQGKFTHYLINERIEDYVDKYVICHECNRPDTRIIREGRIFLLKCAACGATAPLKSL
- a CDS encoding 60S ribosomal export protein NMD3; its protein translation is MFCPECGSTDKKMIGNICINCFLKDFQMIELPKRIEVQICSHCNSKLEEGKWSEEFIPEEEIIYRALERNIKIDDKVSNEIINLEIDQMKGTIAKCYVEIVGDVEGTEIEETQETEVKILKTVCPTCSKIQSGYYESVIQFRADKREIKSEEYDKADEIVEKTLIKQLKNDKLAYCPQIAKPKEGHDYYIGSLKSGRKVAEALKEEFGGTIKESPRLISEDKSTGKGLYRIWISVRIPEFEINDFIMFEDKLIQVTSIDKNRIVGNDIKTGKKQNIPLKNMEKIKLIKKSSDIETTTIISMSPSTIQILDPADYSAVDLEMKDEFANYNIGDEIRLIKIDNYTYLLN
- a CDS encoding tyrosine--tRNA ligase is translated as MNIEEKIQLIEEGTLEVIDTEELKEVLAKKEPIAYTGYEPSGKIHLGHAVTVQKLKQLQKLGFKIKILLADYHAFLNGKGTIEEIAETAEYNKKCFQALGLDEKTEYIYGSSFQLEPDYTDKVYQLATMTTLKRARRSMDQVSRADDNPKVASVIYPIMQTVDMAALKVDIALGGMEQRKIQMLARENLEKIGENVPICIHTPLLHGLDGDAKMSSSKGNYIAVDDSIKDITKKINKSYCPQGEIKGNPMIEIAETFVYPNEEKLLIKRPEKFGGDIELTHDELIKEFSEGNLHPMDLKNGIKDFLIEFFAPVREYMEEN
- the tmk gene encoding dTMP kinase, which produces MYIVFEGIDGAGKSTQIQLLKQWLEDNGFRVETLVEPTDSEVGKLIRKILQRPDATTDNVQKTLGLLFAADRMLIMDKLEDKSKIIISDRSFISSLAYQEPVDWIEVLNKYAKKPDLLVLLDLDVKKSVARTSGEDTFENEEFLIGVKDNYLKLAKNYTSEIIDANNGVNKVSSDIKKVIAPYLGICPDCIQ
- a CDS encoding U32 family peptidase, whose protein sequence is MVLKELLAPAGSYDVLVTAVNAGADAVYIAGPNYGARAYAKNFTIEELEKAVNYAHLNGVKIHVTVNTLVNNFEIADVLNYLFKLYQIGVDAVIVQDFGLIWLLKTFIPDLEVHASTQMGLNNYSSIKWASDNNIKRVVLPREVNINQIKKTYNQLKKDNISMDLEVFGHGALCYCVSGKCYMSSYNSGRSGNRGACAQPCRRQYRLKYRGYNIGNGFLLSTHDLATYKNIKEISNAGVKSLKLEGRMKSKDYIGTIVNSYRNIIDGNPGNYEKDLHLVFNRNFTSGYIMGDKPGEVMGRESSGHEGLYIGDITNIEGTKVTIEIKNKEIPVILEPGDGIAFKYNGKIKGIYLENIIKQDENEIIIDTTRLVKEGTEVFISYSSSTHEYLKQFEKETIKNHIGLNLSLTWDKELNLYTKVEYYVDGELINFRHKSLDMFEKAKNKPVDEKTIENQLNKTGETPFFIEKIQFNNMPNDMFIQIRKINQIRREILDNATELLMKHYTPTKKAVKEVRKNLTKFFEDYENNKGKIKQKTPKLSLFIDDLSQIRAASGFGLKRIYFDGTCHYNNPDDYFKNIKDTLMKGSLMASPTEFVWVLSSFMTQKDAIKCNEIVKELENEGIIISVMGDFPGMNDIFECPVYGNHNLNVWNSFCVRDLNEAGFKSLILSSELSGHEIKELIRRNHDRNIDLEMIVNGNLEVIVSKDDFTNLNDGKDFIISNDADYAILEDKKRKKFKYKVFFDYNRQSHIINKDCLCLIEEINEIKEFGLDSLILDCRYSNEKYTTQILSIYNESLHNKDQDELSKYKYQIMDFSQSYINKGNYIEGRLHEDKK